GTAAGAATTCAGTAATACCTTCAACAATACCCATAATTGCTGCTTTCAGCAGCAGTAAAAGATCCATAGAAATCCCTAGTTATGTTTTGTTTGTTCTGGAATTTTTTTCCACGCGTCATCACGTAAGTAAACCGGCAATGCCAACTCAGCACTGACCCACTGTCCTGCCAATGCCTGTGAGCGTGCAATCGTGGCAATATCTTCTGCATTGGCAGTGATGGCTTTAAATTGCGTTGCCTCAGCATTGACCAACGCCGAACCTGAACCCACTAAAGTGAATTGTTGATAGTTCGCAGCATCGACATAATTCAGCAGTTTTTCTTCATCCACCGCTTGCATGATGTGTTGATCATCAAGTTTAAAACTTGCGATATAGACTTCATTCATGCGGGCATCAATCACCACAGTCACGCTTTCTAGTTGTTGTTCACGATAGGCTGCTTGTGCCAAAGCTTGTAGCGTTGACACAGGAATCACAGGCAGATCATTAGACCAAGCAAGGGCTTGCGTCACTGCCGCATTGATCCGAACACCACTAAATGAACCCGGACCACGACTAAACGCAATTGCCGTTAAATCTGCAACTTGCGTCTGTGTCTGTTGAAAGCCTTGCTCGATCATCGGCAGAATGGTTTGTGTCTGCGCCTTGGCCCGTGCATCTAGTTGAAAATACAGGGTCTGATGTTCATCAATTAACGAAACTGAGCACTGCTCATTGGCAGATTCTAATGCAAGCAATTTCATGCATGATCCTATATATCGTTAAAAATGACGACAATGATACTCCACTCGATTTATTCAAGCGAGTGATTCTCTGTGATGTTTTGCTGTTATTTATACGTCCAACAGATCATGCGCTTGATATTAAAAATCCTGCCCTCTAAAACAAGAGTTAAAATTCAAATTTTTCTAAGTGAATAAAATTTTTATAATGCTCTGCATAGTGCATGGCACTCAGTTTAAGCTTGGCTTCGGCAAACTCATCTAAGCTTTTCACCACTTTACCCGGCGAACCCATCACTAAAGAATTATCGGGAATCACTTTACCTTCAGGAATCAAGGCATTGGCACCAATGATACAATTTTTACCAATCACTGCATTGTTGAGAATCACGGCGTTAATCCCAATCAAACTGTTATCGCCAATGGTACAGCCATGCAGCATGGCTTGGTGCCCAATGGTGACATAGTTACCAATGTTCATTTCAATGCCATGGTCGGTATGCAGTACCGCATTTTCTTGCACATTGGTGAAATCACCCAGTTTGATTTTACAGTTATCGGCACGCACCACAGCACCAAACCAGACACTAACTTGCTTACCCAATTCAACCTGACCAATCACAGTCGCTGTTTCTGCCACCCAACCGTCCCACGGTTGATGCGTTGCCTGAGGTGACATGCCTTGAAATGAATACATCATATTGGACTATCCTTTTTCACATCTATTTCGTTTTATCTTTTAAATTTGTTTCATCTTAATTAGTGCACTGAATCATAAGACTTCTTGCATAAATCAAATTTCAACCATGGTTTAATTCATAATGAAAGTTCCCTCTCCTTTTAAAGGAGAGGGTTAGGGAGAGGATTTATATGAAAATTTTCCTCATCCTAACCTTCTTGCAAAGTGAAAAAAAACCTTTCAAT
The sequence above is drawn from the Acinetobacter lanii genome and encodes:
- the tsaB gene encoding tRNA (adenosine(37)-N6)-threonylcarbamoyltransferase complex dimerization subunit type 1 TsaB, which codes for MKLLALESANEQCSVSLIDEHQTLYFQLDARAKAQTQTILPMIEQGFQQTQTQVADLTAIAFSRGPGSFSGVRINAAVTQALAWSNDLPVIPVSTLQALAQAAYREQQLESVTVVIDARMNEVYIASFKLDDQHIMQAVDEEKLLNYVDAANYQQFTLVGSGSALVNAEATQFKAITANAEDIATIARSQALAGQWVSAELALPVYLRDDAWKKIPEQTKHN
- a CDS encoding gamma carbonic anhydrase family protein produces the protein MMYSFQGMSPQATHQPWDGWVAETATVIGQVELGKQVSVWFGAVVRADNCKIKLGDFTNVQENAVLHTDHGIEMNIGNYVTIGHQAMLHGCTIGDNSLIGINAVILNNAVIGKNCIIGANALIPEGKVIPDNSLVMGSPGKVVKSLDEFAEAKLKLSAMHYAEHYKNFIHLEKFEF